Proteins encoded within one genomic window of Neodiprion fabricii isolate iyNeoFabr1 chromosome 6, iyNeoFabr1.1, whole genome shotgun sequence:
- the LOC124185826 gene encoding ATP-dependent RNA helicase dbp2-like, with protein MIISVVAVLLLVTTCSLASDYSTGGWQGIGSSGSYGNIDHGNGAADLGGLDNYNQESLQHQETASYGSYGGSGLEGYGGGQVVGYGGGYGTGQGIGYSVGGGNVGLHGANIESNYGGGYGGLGAASIESNYGGGYGGVQVQHHHAQTIPLGQHIEVTRPVAVPVYKEIGVPVAQAVAIAIPHPIAVGVPQPYPVHVPVAHPVPVPVVKTVAVPVEKKVPYPVEKIIPVPVEKAVPIKIEKHIPVPVEKPYPIHIPVYKHVFHRVKSHGWSHH; from the exons atgatcATTTCC GTTGTCGCAGTTCTCTTGTTAGTTACGACCTGCAGTCTGGCCAGTGATTATTCCACCGGAGGTTGGCAAGG AATCGGCTCATCGGGTTCGTACGGCAATATCGATCATGGAAACGGAGCCGCCGACCTCGGCGGGCTGGATAATTACAACCAGGAGAGCTTGCAGCATCAGGAAACAGCGTCTTACGGCTCCTACGGAGGCTCAGGACTGGAAGGCTACGGAGGCGGTCAAGTTGTCGGATACGGGGGTGGATACGGTACCGGTCAGGGCATAGGATACAGTGTCGGAGGAGGAAACGTCGGACTCCATGGAGCAAACATCGAATCGAACTACGGAGGAGGATACGGGGGACTAGGCGCAGCTAGCATCGAATCCAACTACGGTGGAGGATACGGGGGAGTCCAAGTGCAGCATCACCATGCTCAAACGATACCGCTGGGTCAGCACATCGAAGTGACCAGACCAGTCGCCGTTCCCGTTTACAAGGAAATAG GTGTTCCCGTCGCCCAGGCTGTCGCCATAGCCATTCCTCACCCCATAGCTGTCGGGGTACCGCAACCCTATCCGGTCCACGTTCCCGTCGCACATCCGGTACCCGTTCCCGTGGTAAAAACGGTCGCTGTACCCGTCGAGAAGAAAGTCCCGTATCCAGTGGAGAAGATAATCCCAGTGCCAGTTGAGAAGGCGGTTCCAATTAAAATCGAGAAGCATATACCGGTACCAGTTGAAAAACCGTACCCAATACACATCCCAGTTTACAAGCACGTGTTCCACAGAGTCAAGAGTCACGGATGGAGTCATCATTAA